From a region of the Corallococcus coralloides DSM 2259 genome:
- a CDS encoding ArsR/SmtB family transcription factor, with protein sequence MSRSDDRDDLIFKALADSRRRAILDLLKDAPRTTGELCEHFEKTLDRCTVMQHLKVLEKAELVLSHKEGRTRWNHLNAAPIQDIHARWISSYATHAVKLLTKLKRDLEEED encoded by the coding sequence CTCATCTTCAAGGCGCTGGCGGACTCGCGCCGGCGGGCCATCCTGGACCTGTTGAAGGACGCGCCCCGGACCACCGGGGAGCTGTGCGAGCACTTCGAGAAGACCCTGGACCGCTGCACCGTGATGCAGCACCTGAAGGTCCTGGAGAAGGCGGAGCTGGTGCTGTCCCACAAGGAGGGGCGCACGCGGTGGAACCACCTCAACGCGGCGCCCATCCAGGACATCCACGCGCGGTGGATCAGCTCCTACGCGACCCACGCGGTGAAGCTGCTGACGAAGCTGAAGCGGGACCTGGAGGAGGAGGACTGA
- a CDS encoding MFS transporter, which produces MPAHRLPRLTSLRPFEYPGYFAVWLGALISNIGTWMETVAMGVYVTQTTGRAEWTGAIVALSFLPAVVLAPVGGALADRFDRRAYAAVGALLQAALAAVLTVLAFRGQLSVSVIGVISFLNGCVSTLTYPAFSALLAELVPPEDLHLSTSLNSAQFNLGRIMGPTLAALVLQAGGPAWALLANTLSFFAVLVALWRVVPPARDASVKREPLWDGIRRGITVARDDEDISLVLAATFFVAALVAPFIGLVPVFAIRELGQGAAATSLLVTCQGAGAVTAALCVGTLAELFGQRKLRGYSATTIAVLSGVYWLAPTLQVAAVCIFFLGANYLILMSSLSASCQGRVPRELQARMGSLYSMVLGAGYSLGVWFQGALADRMHLRFVTIGCSAIFLALVLTTRLLKPARFENEPLVPAQAEVQPFSDSAH; this is translated from the coding sequence GTGCCTGCCCATCGACTCCCACGACTGACTTCGCTGCGCCCCTTCGAATACCCCGGCTATTTCGCCGTGTGGCTGGGCGCGCTCATCTCCAACATCGGCACCTGGATGGAGACGGTGGCGATGGGCGTGTACGTCACGCAGACCACGGGTCGCGCGGAGTGGACGGGCGCCATCGTCGCGCTGTCCTTCCTGCCCGCGGTGGTGCTGGCGCCGGTGGGTGGCGCGCTGGCGGACCGCTTCGACCGGCGCGCGTACGCGGCGGTGGGCGCGCTGCTCCAGGCGGCGCTCGCGGCCGTGCTGACGGTGCTGGCGTTCCGCGGGCAGCTGTCGGTGTCCGTCATCGGCGTCATCTCGTTCCTCAACGGGTGCGTGAGCACGCTCACCTATCCGGCCTTCTCCGCGCTGCTGGCGGAGCTGGTGCCGCCGGAGGATTTGCACCTGTCCACCAGCCTCAACTCCGCGCAGTTCAACCTGGGCCGCATCATGGGGCCCACGCTGGCCGCGTTGGTGTTGCAGGCGGGCGGGCCCGCGTGGGCGCTGCTCGCGAACACGCTGTCCTTCTTCGCGGTGCTGGTGGCGCTGTGGCGCGTGGTGCCGCCCGCACGCGACGCGTCCGTGAAGCGCGAGCCGCTCTGGGATGGCATCCGCCGCGGCATCACCGTGGCGCGCGACGACGAGGACATCTCGCTGGTGCTGGCGGCCACCTTCTTCGTGGCCGCGCTGGTGGCGCCCTTCATCGGCCTGGTGCCGGTGTTCGCCATCCGTGAGCTGGGCCAGGGCGCGGCGGCCACGTCGCTGCTGGTGACATGCCAGGGCGCGGGCGCGGTGACGGCGGCCTTGTGCGTGGGCACGCTCGCGGAGCTCTTCGGGCAGCGCAAGCTGCGCGGCTACTCGGCGACGACCATCGCGGTGCTGTCGGGCGTGTACTGGCTGGCGCCCACGCTCCAGGTGGCGGCGGTGTGCATCTTCTTCCTCGGCGCCAACTACCTCATCCTGATGAGCAGCCTGAGCGCGTCCTGCCAGGGCCGTGTGCCCCGTGAGTTGCAGGCGCGCATGGGCAGCCTCTACAGCATGGTGCTGGGCGCGGGCTATTCGCTGGGCGTCTGGTTCCAGGGCGCGCTGGCGGACCGCATGCACCTGCGCTTCGTGACCATCGGGTGCAGCGCCATCTTCCTCGCGCTGGTGCTCACCACGCGCCTGCTCAAGCCCGCGCGCTTCGAGAACGAGCCCCTGGTCCCGGCCCAGGCTGAAGTCCAGCCGTTCTCCGACAGCGCGCACTGA
- a CDS encoding CapA family protein encodes MAPPSVLLMLALAAPAASVPNFSTAESSSTARLTAAGMASVRSVIRDTSAGRIEVAGLASVRGATGKPGGTRQLDAAGLASVTAATRNRSSGSETPVSVRMPAGVAESIPTPPPESNTVPATGAAQSQTESLSEAGRIAVEASVGALRAAALAMHGKAGASGLATVGNPDEHYARGVAALQSKDSRTAIAELSACVQAAPSRADCRWELGWAHSVEGRWADSLTQWTQVRALNPNQPDLEGALTQARNQAALQAKLAQPVDSTPRPPPPPGAKLRIRAAGDLMLGTTVPEGYLPPEGGGSVIAAVRPLLEDADLTFVNLEGPLCDTGKTTKCRSPANCYAFRSPTSFGDYLKEAGVDVVSTANNHSGDFGEECRRATESTLDALGIAWSGPPGSVATVERNGLKIGLVAFHTSAGCNHLNNLPTATALVKQTAATHDIVIVSFHGGAEGGKALHVPAGREMFFGEDRGDLRVFTHAVVDAGAHLVLGHGPHVARAMEFYQGRLIAYSMGNFATYGRFNLKGPQGLGMILEVELDSRGGFSNGRILPTKQIGEGITQPDPAANVVSLVRKLTTEDFPDTGARIADDGRLSPRKSPVTASSTAP; translated from the coding sequence ATGGCCCCCCCGTCCGTCCTGCTGATGCTGGCGCTCGCCGCGCCCGCCGCGTCTGTCCCCAACTTCTCCACAGCCGAGTCCTCCAGCACCGCGCGCCTCACCGCGGCGGGCATGGCCTCCGTGCGCTCCGTCATCCGGGATACGAGCGCCGGGCGGATCGAAGTCGCGGGCCTCGCGTCCGTGCGAGGGGCGACGGGGAAGCCGGGTGGTACGCGCCAGCTGGATGCGGCGGGCCTCGCGTCCGTGACGGCCGCCACGCGGAACCGTTCCAGCGGCTCCGAGACGCCTGTCTCCGTGCGGATGCCCGCGGGCGTCGCCGAGTCCATCCCGACGCCGCCCCCCGAGTCGAACACGGTGCCGGCCACGGGCGCCGCGCAAAGCCAGACAGAATCCCTCTCCGAAGCGGGCCGCATCGCCGTGGAGGCCAGCGTCGGTGCCCTGCGCGCCGCGGCCCTCGCGATGCACGGCAAGGCCGGCGCGTCCGGCCTCGCCACCGTGGGCAACCCGGACGAGCACTACGCCCGGGGCGTGGCCGCCCTCCAGTCCAAGGACTCGCGCACCGCCATCGCGGAGCTGTCCGCGTGCGTGCAGGCCGCGCCGTCCCGCGCCGACTGCCGCTGGGAACTCGGCTGGGCGCACTCCGTCGAGGGCCGCTGGGCGGACTCCCTCACGCAGTGGACGCAGGTGCGCGCGCTCAATCCCAACCAGCCGGACCTGGAGGGCGCGCTCACGCAGGCCCGCAACCAGGCCGCGCTCCAGGCGAAGCTCGCGCAGCCCGTGGACAGCACGCCCCGCCCTCCCCCGCCCCCGGGCGCGAAGCTGCGCATCCGCGCCGCCGGTGACCTGATGCTCGGCACCACCGTGCCAGAGGGCTACCTGCCCCCCGAGGGCGGCGGCAGCGTCATCGCGGCCGTGCGTCCCCTGCTGGAGGACGCGGACCTCACCTTCGTGAACCTGGAAGGGCCGCTCTGCGACACCGGCAAGACCACCAAGTGCCGCTCGCCCGCGAACTGCTACGCGTTCCGCTCCCCCACCTCCTTCGGCGACTACCTGAAGGAAGCCGGCGTGGACGTGGTCTCCACCGCGAACAACCACTCCGGCGACTTTGGCGAGGAGTGCCGCCGCGCCACCGAGTCCACCCTGGACGCGCTGGGCATCGCCTGGAGCGGTCCGCCGGGCAGCGTGGCCACCGTGGAGCGCAACGGCCTGAAGATTGGACTCGTGGCCTTCCACACGTCCGCGGGCTGCAACCACCTCAACAACCTGCCCACCGCCACCGCGCTGGTGAAGCAGACCGCCGCCACGCACGACATCGTCATCGTCTCCTTCCACGGCGGCGCGGAGGGCGGCAAGGCCCTGCACGTGCCGGCCGGCAGGGAGATGTTCTTCGGCGAGGACCGCGGCGACCTGCGCGTCTTCACCCACGCCGTGGTGGACGCGGGCGCGCACCTGGTGCTCGGCCACGGCCCGCACGTCGCGCGCGCCATGGAGTTCTACCAGGGCCGCCTCATCGCCTACTCCATGGGCAACTTCGCCACCTACGGCCGCTTCAACCTCAAGGGGCCGCAGGGCCTGGGCATGATCCTGGAGGTGGAGCTGGACAGCCGTGGCGGCTTCTCCAATGGCCGCATCCTCCCCACGAAGCAGATTGGCGAAGGCATCACCCAGCCGGACCCGGCCGCCAACGTCGTCTCGCTGGTGCGCAAGCTCACCACCGAGGACTTCCCCGACACGGGCGCCCGCATCGCGGACGACGGCCGCCTCTCTCCGCGCAAGTCGCCCGTCACGGCCTCCAGCACCGCGCCGTAG
- a CDS encoding DoxX family protein, which produces MNVTMLNEQPSLLKSAALLPPRLSLGATMIHHGLAKLKKEGMEQQAGMFEQLGIKPGKPWLLATGITELVAGVSSILGIATRFTAVSVIVTQAMAIAKVHRKNGFDMTKGGYEFNLALIAIALGTLMRGPGRLSLHSALEQRVKRRELRHFRLLPRQRRGSVLLDALG; this is translated from the coding sequence ATGAACGTGACGATGCTCAACGAACAACCGTCGCTGCTGAAGTCGGCCGCGTTGCTGCCTCCGCGCCTGTCGCTGGGCGCGACGATGATTCATCACGGCCTGGCGAAGCTGAAGAAGGAAGGCATGGAGCAGCAAGCGGGCATGTTCGAGCAGCTGGGAATCAAGCCCGGCAAGCCGTGGCTGCTGGCCACGGGCATCACGGAGCTGGTGGCCGGGGTGAGCTCCATCCTGGGCATCGCGACGCGCTTCACGGCGGTGTCCGTCATCGTCACGCAGGCGATGGCCATCGCGAAGGTGCACAGGAAGAACGGCTTCGACATGACCAAGGGCGGCTACGAGTTCAACCTGGCGCTCATCGCCATCGCGCTCGGGACGCTGATGCGAGGGCCCGGGCGGCTGTCCCTGCACAGCGCGCTGGAGCAGCGGGTGAAGCGCAGGGAGCTGAGGCACTTCCGGCTGCTGCCGCGTCAGCGCCGGGGCTCGGTGCTGCTCGACGCGCTCGGGTAG
- a CDS encoding tRNA1(Val) (adenine(37)-N6)-methyltransferase codes for MGPVRLEDGETLDSIGTADVRVFQRRTGYRFTLDAVLLAHFAATEGQDLPGPVLELGAGSGVVSLLLVKQFGVAGPVDALELQPAVHERLTRAVALNGCEGRVRPVLGDLRQARSLFTSGAYGQVVSNPPFRRAEAGVVSPDAERAVSKSEVACDAPSVVAAARHALRPGGGVSLVYPAARLAEVLGVLASARLFPRVLRAVHARVDAPATRFLVQALRDQDRGLSVRAPLIVHGEGPGGYSAEVAALMDVPLAERNGG; via the coding sequence GTGGGGCCCGTCAGGCTGGAGGACGGCGAGACGCTGGACTCCATTGGCACCGCGGACGTGCGCGTGTTCCAGCGCCGCACGGGCTACCGCTTCACGTTGGACGCGGTGCTGCTGGCGCACTTCGCGGCCACGGAAGGGCAAGACCTGCCCGGGCCCGTGCTGGAGCTGGGCGCGGGCAGCGGCGTGGTGTCGCTGCTGCTGGTGAAGCAGTTCGGCGTCGCGGGCCCGGTGGATGCGCTGGAGCTTCAGCCCGCCGTGCACGAACGGCTGACGCGCGCGGTGGCGCTCAACGGGTGCGAGGGCCGGGTGCGGCCGGTGCTCGGGGACCTGCGGCAGGCACGGTCGCTGTTCACGTCCGGGGCCTATGGGCAGGTGGTGTCCAACCCGCCGTTCCGCCGGGCCGAGGCGGGCGTGGTGAGCCCGGACGCGGAGCGGGCCGTCTCCAAGTCGGAGGTGGCGTGTGATGCGCCGTCCGTGGTCGCGGCGGCCCGGCATGCCCTGCGGCCCGGTGGTGGCGTGAGCCTGGTGTATCCGGCGGCGCGGCTGGCGGAGGTGCTGGGGGTGCTCGCGAGCGCGCGGTTGTTCCCCCGGGTGCTGAGAGCCGTGCATGCGCGGGTGGATGCGCCCGCTACGCGCTTCCTGGTGCAGGCATTGAGGGACCAAGACCGGGGCCTGTCGGTGCGTGCGCCGCTCATCGTCCATGGCGAGGGACCCGGCGGCTACAGCGCGGAGGTGGCGGCGCTGATGGATGTGCCGCTGGCGGAGCGAAACGGGGGTTGA
- the gshB gene encoding glutathione synthase, which produces MALSLGFLMDPLESVRVDHDTTFSLMLEAQRRGHDVYYFEQGWLRFNGRCSEARMRRVKVRREVGHHFDVLSEDVRPLSKLDVLFLRKDPPVDADYLHATQLVELCPDRSPIFINNPSGIRDANEKLFTLNFPDLMPETRVTRELSVVLEFAAKNPQGTILKPIDGFGGKGILFLAPGDRNARSMVELLTQGGKEPILAQAYVPESRLGDKRIILVDGDPVGAVLRVPSDADHRGNMAAGGTPMKAEITERDLLICKRLKPSLQEKGLTLVGIDVLGDYLTEVNVTSPTGLVEASHLDGVSCEARVLDVAERMHGAR; this is translated from the coding sequence ATGGCCCTCTCCCTTGGCTTCCTGATGGACCCGCTCGAGAGCGTGCGGGTGGACCACGACACGACGTTCTCGCTGATGCTGGAGGCACAGCGGCGGGGGCACGACGTCTACTACTTCGAACAGGGGTGGTTGCGCTTCAACGGCCGGTGCTCGGAGGCGCGCATGCGCCGGGTGAAGGTGCGGCGTGAGGTGGGGCACCACTTCGACGTGCTGAGCGAGGACGTGCGGCCGCTGTCGAAGCTGGACGTGCTCTTCCTGCGCAAGGACCCGCCGGTGGACGCGGACTATCTGCACGCCACGCAGCTGGTGGAGCTGTGTCCGGACCGTTCCCCCATCTTCATCAACAACCCCTCCGGCATCCGCGACGCGAACGAGAAGCTCTTCACGCTGAACTTCCCGGACCTGATGCCGGAGACGCGCGTCACGCGCGAGCTGTCCGTGGTGCTGGAGTTCGCGGCGAAGAACCCGCAGGGCACCATCCTGAAGCCCATCGACGGGTTCGGGGGCAAGGGCATCCTGTTCCTCGCGCCGGGGGACCGCAACGCGCGCTCCATGGTGGAGCTGCTCACGCAGGGCGGGAAGGAGCCCATCCTCGCGCAGGCGTACGTGCCGGAGAGCCGCCTGGGCGACAAGCGCATCATCCTGGTGGATGGAGACCCGGTGGGCGCGGTGCTGCGCGTGCCGTCGGATGCGGACCACCGGGGCAACATGGCCGCGGGCGGCACGCCGATGAAGGCGGAGATCACCGAGCGCGACCTGCTCATCTGCAAGCGCCTCAAGCCGTCGCTCCAGGAGAAGGGGCTGACGCTGGTGGGCATCGACGTGCTGGGCGACTACCTCACGGAGGTGAACGTCACCAGCCCCACGGGCCTGGTGGAGGCCAGCCACCTGGACGGCGTCTCCTGCGAGGCGCGCGTGCTGGACGTGGCCGAGCGGATGCACGGCGCGCGCTGA
- a CDS encoding serine/threonine protein kinase, which translates to MLTQLTVGGMAELFLGYTSGPGGFRKYVVIKRILPDARSNDQFVRMFLDEARITAAFNHPNIAQVFDLGEEDDGLYLAMEFIGGQNLNQVTSACMKKRQPVPLAFTLSVARDVCLALHYAHTFTSPGGEASPVIHRDVAQKNIMVTYDGTVKLLDFGIAKAKNSLERTSVGTVKGTTGYMSPEQVRGDPLDGRSDLFSVGVVMHELITGERLFAGKTERDEMVKILEDAIPWPSVLLPHISEDISRVVMRALERNVDRRYPSGRDMARAIEKAAGGKLMDADQRAALMKSLFAERMAATRSLLESADVTTSSQVLASAKRALQKDDGPYLPERKATALSVVEARKKAEIAKLRAESPGSDETAPPVKRSKLGAVWALLSLSLFLGLAYGAFRLTQLLEAEEKAPPPPPMSLGAMVPIRPPNAPVPGEDLDVAEPDKDKDPRDRGDKDPKDTKDRDRAGVKDRDNDRDDATANRGSRGRKSKGEVTLFLDEPAEIFFRNKSLGRAPLVKHSLPVGQAELILVGEDKKRRVLAVPVEAGKPVRLNLKLKELPGR; encoded by the coding sequence GTGCTCACGCAGCTGACCGTGGGCGGCATGGCGGAGCTGTTCCTGGGCTACACGTCGGGCCCGGGCGGCTTCCGCAAGTACGTGGTCATCAAGCGCATCCTCCCGGACGCGCGCTCCAATGATCAGTTCGTCCGCATGTTCCTGGACGAGGCGCGCATCACCGCGGCCTTCAACCACCCGAACATCGCGCAGGTGTTCGACCTGGGGGAGGAGGACGACGGGCTCTACCTGGCCATGGAGTTCATCGGCGGGCAGAACCTGAACCAGGTGACCAGCGCGTGCATGAAGAAGCGCCAGCCGGTGCCGCTGGCCTTCACCCTGTCCGTGGCCCGCGACGTCTGCCTGGCGCTGCACTACGCGCACACCTTCACGTCCCCCGGCGGTGAGGCGAGCCCCGTCATCCACCGCGACGTGGCGCAGAAGAACATCATGGTGACGTACGACGGCACCGTGAAGCTGCTCGACTTCGGCATCGCCAAGGCGAAGAACAGCCTGGAGCGCACCAGCGTGGGCACGGTGAAGGGCACCACCGGGTACATGTCTCCGGAGCAGGTGCGCGGCGATCCGCTGGATGGCAGGAGCGACCTGTTCTCCGTGGGCGTGGTGATGCACGAGCTCATCACCGGCGAGCGGCTCTTCGCGGGCAAGACCGAGCGCGACGAGATGGTGAAGATCCTCGAGGACGCCATCCCGTGGCCGTCCGTGCTCTTGCCGCACATCTCCGAGGACATCTCCCGCGTGGTGATGCGCGCGCTGGAGCGCAACGTGGACCGCCGCTACCCGTCCGGGCGGGACATGGCGCGCGCCATCGAGAAGGCGGCCGGCGGCAAGCTGATGGACGCGGACCAGCGCGCCGCGCTCATGAAGAGCCTGTTCGCGGAGCGCATGGCGGCCACGCGGTCCCTGCTGGAGAGCGCGGACGTCACCACCAGCAGCCAGGTGCTGGCGTCGGCGAAGCGGGCGCTCCAGAAGGATGACGGCCCCTACCTGCCGGAGCGCAAGGCCACCGCGCTCAGTGTCGTGGAGGCGCGCAAGAAGGCGGAGATCGCGAAGCTGCGCGCGGAGAGCCCCGGCAGTGATGAGACCGCGCCTCCGGTGAAGCGCTCGAAGCTGGGCGCGGTGTGGGCGCTGCTGTCCTTGTCGCTGTTCCTGGGCCTGGCCTACGGCGCGTTCCGGCTCACCCAGCTGCTGGAGGCCGAGGAGAAGGCGCCCCCTCCCCCGCCCATGAGCCTGGGCGCCATGGTCCCCATCCGGCCGCCCAATGCCCCCGTGCCCGGCGAGGACCTGGACGTCGCGGAGCCGGACAAGGACAAGGACCCCAGGGACCGCGGTGACAAGGACCCCAAGGACACCAAGGACCGCGACCGGGCGGGCGTGAAGGACCGGGACAACGACCGGGACGATGCCACCGCCAACCGGGGCAGCCGCGGCCGCAAGAGCAAGGGCGAGGTGACGCTCTTCCTGGATGAGCCCGCCGAGATCTTCTTCAGGAACAAGTCCCTGGGCCGCGCGCCGCTGGTGAAGCACTCCCTGCCGGTGGGGCAGGCGGAGCTGATTCTGGTGGGCGAGGACAAGAAGCGCCGCGTGCTCGCCGTGCCGGTGGAGGCGGGCAAGCCCGTGCGCCTCAACCTCAAGCTGAAGGAGCTGCCGGGCCGCTAG
- a CDS encoding DUF429 domain-containing protein, producing the protein MTDARRFVGWDLTDPFARAPRPVDEATVDGDGRVRFSQRVWPTARAGHALDPEALAEAFAVRPGDVVVVDGPQALATPRAKVRDAEARLRAPGRTPDMLPLPGAPFAGFVRGSVLLFAALRAHARLPMLDLDTPSLSDARLFEAFPGATWRALAVEKLGAKSTPEGRARRQSLLESSGLRFEDAGTCTHDQLDAALCAWLGWLMLTRPEHVTAVGLPLTLDTDGTLREGRILDLSSRR; encoded by the coding sequence ATGACGGACGCGCGCCGCTTCGTGGGCTGGGACCTGACGGACCCCTTCGCCCGCGCGCCCCGCCCCGTGGACGAGGCCACCGTGGACGGTGATGGCCGCGTGCGCTTCTCCCAGCGCGTCTGGCCCACGGCACGGGCCGGGCACGCGCTGGACCCGGAGGCGCTCGCGGAGGCCTTCGCCGTGAGGCCCGGTGACGTGGTGGTGGTGGACGGGCCGCAGGCACTGGCGACCCCCCGCGCGAAGGTGCGGGACGCGGAAGCGCGGCTGCGCGCCCCGGGCCGCACCCCAGACATGCTGCCCCTGCCCGGTGCGCCCTTCGCGGGCTTCGTGCGCGGCAGCGTGCTGCTGTTCGCCGCGCTGCGGGCCCATGCCCGATTGCCCATGCTGGACCTGGACACGCCGTCGCTGTCGGACGCGCGCCTGTTCGAAGCCTTCCCCGGCGCCACCTGGCGCGCGCTGGCTGTGGAGAAGTTGGGGGCAAAGTCCACGCCGGAGGGACGCGCCCGGAGACAGTCCCTGCTGGAGTCCTCCGGTCTGCGCTTCGAGGACGCGGGGACGTGCACGCACGACCAGCTGGATGCCGCACTCTGCGCGTGGCTGGGATGGCTCATGCTCACACGGCCCGAACACGTCACCGCGGTGGGCCTGCCCCTCACGCTCGATACAGATGGAACATTGCGCGAGGGGCGCATCCTGGACCTGAGCAGTAGACGGTAA
- a CDS encoding aldo/keto reductase produces the protein MHYRPLGRTGLFVSELCFGAMTFGGEGYWKNIGQQGQAEADALVGRCLDAGINFFDTANVYSYGQSEELLGKALAQKRSQVVLATKVRGRMGPGQNETGLSRYHIFDSVHASLKRLGTDHIDLLQIHGYDVATPLEETLRALDDLVRQGKVRYLGASNLAAWQLMKALGLSDHRGLSRFESLQAYYSIAGRDLERELVPLMKDQQVGLMVWSPLAGGFLSGKYRRNAEGPEGARRTTFDFPPVDRERAYNAIDVMDEVAKETGTTVARVALAWLLHQPHVTTVILGAKTQAQLEDNLAASELRLSPEQLAKLDAVSKLPPEYPGWMVERQNADRLPPAR, from the coding sequence ATGCACTACCGTCCGCTGGGCCGCACCGGCCTGTTTGTCTCTGAACTGTGTTTCGGCGCCATGACCTTCGGTGGCGAGGGCTACTGGAAGAACATCGGGCAGCAGGGACAGGCGGAGGCCGACGCGCTGGTGGGCCGGTGCCTGGACGCGGGCATCAACTTCTTCGACACCGCGAACGTGTATTCGTACGGGCAGTCGGAGGAGCTGCTCGGCAAGGCGTTGGCACAGAAGCGTTCGCAGGTGGTGCTGGCCACCAAGGTGCGCGGCCGCATGGGCCCGGGCCAGAACGAGACCGGCCTGTCGCGCTACCACATCTTCGACTCCGTGCACGCGAGCCTGAAGCGCCTGGGCACGGACCACATCGACCTCTTGCAGATCCACGGCTACGACGTGGCCACGCCGCTGGAGGAGACGCTGCGCGCGCTGGACGACCTCGTGCGCCAGGGCAAGGTGCGCTACCTGGGTGCGTCCAACCTGGCCGCGTGGCAGCTGATGAAGGCGCTGGGCCTGAGCGACCACCGCGGCCTGTCCCGCTTCGAATCGCTCCAGGCGTACTACTCCATCGCCGGCCGCGACCTGGAGCGCGAGCTGGTGCCGCTGATGAAGGACCAGCAGGTGGGCCTGATGGTGTGGAGTCCGCTCGCGGGCGGCTTCCTCTCCGGCAAGTACCGCCGCAACGCCGAAGGCCCCGAGGGCGCCCGCCGCACCACCTTCGACTTCCCGCCCGTGGACCGCGAGCGCGCGTACAACGCCATCGACGTGATGGATGAGGTCGCGAAGGAGACGGGCACCACCGTGGCGCGCGTGGCGCTCGCGTGGCTGCTGCACCAGCCGCACGTCACCACTGTCATCCTCGGCGCGAAGACGCAGGCCCAGCTGGAGGACAACCTGGCCGCGTCCGAGCTGCGCCTCAGCCCCGAGCAGCTCGCGAAGCTGGACGCCGTCTCCAAGCTGCCCCCCGAGTACCCGGGCTGGATGGTGGAGCGTCAGAACGCGGACCGCTTGCCCCCGGCTCGCTGA
- a CDS encoding GIN domain-containing protein, giving the protein MRMSSLSLLAACCLATTACTAHAEEAVKPSQGSGETRQVEDFHGVSVGHGMHAEVKVGPKSVRLEGSPENLSRIQLKVEDGILTTNVERKGWSRLNGTVKLIVSSPRIDHVEASGGSHMNAEVTASDEFDAEASGGAVLRVSGVDAKNVEAESSGGSEITLSGRATHLDAEASGGAQVHAQKLQGLSALQVEASGGSIVEADAPASVSGDASGGSIIRLSKRPQNANVDVSGGSRLDASN; this is encoded by the coding sequence ATGAGGATGTCCTCGCTGTCCCTGCTCGCCGCCTGCTGCCTCGCCACCACCGCCTGCACCGCCCACGCGGAGGAGGCGGTCAAACCCTCCCAGGGCTCCGGGGAGACGCGCCAGGTGGAGGACTTCCACGGCGTCTCCGTGGGTCACGGCATGCACGCGGAGGTGAAGGTGGGCCCCAAGTCCGTCCGCCTGGAGGGCTCCCCTGAGAACCTCTCCCGCATCCAGTTGAAGGTCGAGGACGGCATCCTCACCACGAACGTGGAGCGCAAGGGCTGGAGCCGCCTCAACGGCACGGTGAAGCTCATCGTGTCCTCGCCCCGCATCGACCATGTGGAGGCCAGCGGCGGCAGCCACATGAACGCGGAGGTCACCGCGTCCGATGAGTTCGACGCGGAGGCCAGCGGCGGCGCGGTGCTCAGGGTGAGCGGCGTGGACGCCAAGAACGTGGAGGCCGAGTCCAGCGGCGGCTCCGAAATCACCCTCAGCGGCCGCGCCACCCATCTGGACGCCGAGGCCAGCGGCGGCGCGCAGGTGCATGCCCAGAAACTCCAGGGCCTCTCCGCGCTGCAGGTGGAGGCCAGCGGCGGCTCCATCGTGGAGGCCGATGCCCCCGCCAGCGTCTCCGGTGACGCCTCCGGCGGCAGCATCATCCGCCTGTCGAAGCGGCCCCAGAACGCCAACGTGGACGTCAGCGGCGGTTCGCGCCTCGACGCCTCCAACTAG